Proteins encoded within one genomic window of Pseudorasbora parva isolate DD20220531a chromosome 3, ASM2467924v1, whole genome shotgun sequence:
- the thap1 gene encoding THAP domain-containing protein 1: MVQSCSAYGCKNRYQKDKNISFHKFPLARPDVCGKWVEAIKRRNFKPTKYSNVCSQHFTRDCFKRQCNNRVLKDNAVPSLFSRGKLQQAPCLEDMAFPLSLTEEVLVPPEPDPSEPDLELQACVSCDHNYTAEDTEHQKRRIEQLQNQLEKLRRRLKTVQQKCRRQERQLDRFRTASRVRTASRVTKDGSYVILPREIYDVLRGIETIGAL, from the exons ATGGTCCAGTCGTGCTCGGCGTACGGATGCAAAAACCGCTACCAGAAGGATAAAAACATCTCCTTCCATAA gttTCCTCTGGCCCGGCCGGACGTCTGTGGGAAATGGGTCGAAGCCATAAAGAGACGAAACTTCAAACCCACGAAATACAGCAACGTGTGCTCTCAGCACTTCACCAGAGACTGCTTCAAGCGGCAGTGCAATAACCGCGTGCTGAAGGACAACGCCGTGCCCTCACTGTTCAGCCGCGGGAAACTAcagcag GCGCCGTGTCTGGAGGACATGGCCTTTCCCCTGAGCCTAACCGAAGAGGTTCTGGTTCCGCCTGAACCGGACCCGTCCGAACCGGACCTGGAGCTCCAGGCCTGTGTGTCCTGCGACCACAACTACACGGCGGAGGACACGGAGCACCAGAAGAGGCGCATCGAGCAGCTCCAGAACCAGCTGGAGAAGCTGCGGAGGCGGCTGAAGACGGTCCAGCAGAAGTGCCGGCGCCAGGAGCGCCAACTGGACCGCTTCAGAACCGCCAGCCGGGTCAGAACCGCCAGCCGGGTCACGAAGGACGGAAGCTACGTCATCCTGCCCCGAGAGATCTACGACGTGCTAAGAGGGATCGAAACCATCGGCGCACTCTGA
- the tek gene encoding angiopoietin-1 receptor: protein MGHLSSLTLCLIGCWLTARALDISDVTLINPDPVVSSANLPSLLCVSSDWTGSGTSSLSLGHEFPDLDAHVLSSEPERSRHSAAKVTWMSRNHTFGAFYCQVKNSNGSKIYTYKMLHEAALFPESLTITVNEGEDVNISFTMKTYLPEDIIFHKNGFFEHTLPKEDIMDIIHYPITNAKAQSHAGLYSVRYISGAQFSSAITRLIVRSCKAGLWGVNCKKPCLPCTNGGVCHDGTGECICPPGFKGPTCQTVCGEGRFGSSCKERCVDGLCRSLVFCLRDPYGCSCASGWKGLNCSEACPPGYYGADCKQKCECEQDKCNRFRGCVCAGKHGARCEKPDARPVIMSLREIELNSGVTYTANCSASGQPAPLHGEITLVKPDKSTVYAVDTQTENDQTTSTFRVEKITASAAGRWLCQVKTKHFQEEKEFMVNVKVPPRPQNPPVLNGSGAHHLQILVNKEPYTGDGPITAVKLFYRKASSSTWESVQVSGSLARLDNLSPMTLYTTSVQLSRGGPGGAGQHGPEATFSTQMLDLPMSVKLTPISQTSLLLSWDAVPAAETWAYEVTCQQAGAPGSVRIVQLASNSSSLHLSELKPRHQYQCRVRTTSRATDLSCPTVSAWTLSDQLPPPPANISTCNISDSSAIISWSVSEGHSINQSSIRFQQVEQVDKVEWVEKEEWVEKVDKVDKVEKVEKVEQIYSQQVDFKVQPDQTRIRFQLRGLRADSIYQLELWTINNMGESAERPRIRLQTLTPQESAQLHGLQAHGHMLFYAILGSAGMTCITILLAFCIVLQLKRATFQRRMVQAFHNIAREESVVQFSSAPLNMPKKAPNSSQSVAYPTLEWSDIKFQDVIGEGNFGQVLKARIKKDGLRMDAAIKRMKEYASKDDHRDFAGELEVLCKLGHHPNIINLLGACEHRGYLYLAIEYAPHGNLLDFLRKSRVLETDPAFAIANSTASTLSSQQLLHFAADVARGMDYLSQKQFIHRDLAARNILVGENFVAKIADFGLSRGQEVYVKKTMGRLPVRWMAIESLNYSVYTSNSDVWSYGVLLWEVVSLGGTPYCGLTCAQLYEKLPLGFRLEKPLNCDDEVYELMKQCWKEKPYERPSFAQILMSLNRMLEERKTYVNTTLYEKFTYAGIDCSAEEAG, encoded by the exons ATGGGTCACCTGTCCTCCCTCACGCTGTGTCTGATTGGCTGCTGGCTCACAG CCAGAGCTCTTGACATCTCAGACGTGACTCTGATCAATCCTGACCCGGTCGTTTCTTCAGCAAACCTGCCGTCACTCCTGTGTGTGAGCAGCGACTGGACCGGTTCTGGCACCAGTTCGCTGAGTTTGGGCCATGAGTTTCCCGATCTGGACGCTCATGTTTTGAGCTCTGAACCGGAGCGGAGCCGCCACTCAGCTGCTAAAGTCACGTGGATGTCCCGCAATCACACCTTCGGGGCTTTCTACTGCCAAGTCAAAAACTCGAACGGAAGTAAAATCTACACCTACAAGATGCTCCATGAAG CTGCGTTATTCCCTGAATCTCTGACAATCACTGTTAACGAAGGGGAAGACGTTAACATCTCTTTTACGATGAAGACATATTTGCCAGAGGACATAATCTTCCACAAAAATG gattttttgaaCACACATTGCCCAAAGAGGACATTATGGATATAATTCATTACCCAATAACCAATGCAAAAGCTCAAAGTCATGCTGGATTATATTCCGTCCGTTACATTTCTGGAGCTCAGTTCAGCTCGGCGATAACCCGTCTGATCGTCAGGA GTTGTAAAGCTGGTTTGTGGGGAGTTAACTGTAAGAAACCGTGCCTGCCCTGCACTAATGGAGGTGTGTGTCATGACGGGACGGGAGAATGCATCTGCCCCCCAGGCTTTAAAGGACCCACCTGTCAAACCG TGTGTGGCGAGGGCCGCTTCGGAAGCAGCTGTAAGGAGCGCTGCGTGGATGGACTCTGCCGCTCGCTGGTCTTCTGTCTCAGAGATCCGTACGGATGCTCCTGTGCTTCCGGGTGGAAGGGCCTCAACTGCAGCGAGG CCTGTCCACCTGGATATTACGGCGCAGACTGTAAACAGAAATGTGAGTGTGAACAGGATAAATGCAATCGCTTCAGGGGATGTGTGTGTGCGGGAAAGCATGGAGCTCGCTGTGAGAAACCAG ATGCAAGACCTGTGATTATGAGTCTGAGAGAAATCGAGCTCAACTCGGGCGTCACATATACGGCAAACTGCTCTGCGTCAGGCCAACCCGCGCCTTTACACGGGGAAATAACTCTGGTTAAACCAGACAAATCCACTGTCTAT GCCGtggacacacagacagaaaatGATCAAACAACGTCCACATTCAGGGTGGAGAAAATCACTGCATCTGCCGCTGGCCGCTGGTTGTGTCAGGTGAAAACCAAACACTTTCAGGAGGAGAAAGAATTCATGGTGAATGTCAAAG TTCCGCCGCGGCCCCAGAATCCGCCCGTCCTGAACGGCAGCGGCGCTCATCATCTTCAGATTCTGGTCAATAAAGAGCCATACACCGGAGACGGGCCAATCACTGCAGTCAAGCTCTTTTACCGGAAGGCCAGCTCTTCTACATGGGAAAGCGTTCAGG TGAGTGGCTCTCTGGCGAGGCTGGATAATCTTTCCCCCATGACGCTCTACACCACAAGTGTGCAGCTCAGCCGCGGCGGGCCTGGAGGAGCCGGCCAACATGGACCTGAAGCCACTTTCTCCACACAGATGCTGG ATCTGCCCATGAGTGTGAAACTGACCCCCATCAGCCAGACCTCGCTGCTCCTGTCCTGGGACGCCGTTCCTGCGGCTGAAACCTGGGCTTACGAGGTCACCTGTCAGCAGGCCGGAGCTCCAGGAAGCGTGAGGATAGTCCAGCTGGCGTCGAACTCCTCCAGTCTCCATCTGAGCGAGCTGAAGCCCAGACACCAATACCAGTGCAGGGTTAGGACCACCAGCAGAGCCACGGATCTCTCCTGTCCCACCGTCAGTGCATGGACTCTGAGTGACC AGCTTCCTCCTCCTCCAGCCAACATCTCCACCTGCAACATCAGTGACAGCTCAGCCATCATCAGCTGGTCCGTGTCCGAGGGCCACTCCATCAACCAATCCAGCATCCGCTTCCAGCAGGTGGAGCAGGTGGATAAGGTGGAGTGGGTGGAGAAGGAGGAGTGGGTGGAGAAGGTGGATAAGGTGGATAAGGTGGAGAAGGTGGAGAAGGTGGAGCAGATCTACAGCCAGCAAGTGGACTTCAAAGTGCAGCCAGACCAGACCCGCATCCGCTTCCAGCTCCGGGGTCTGAGGGCCGACAGCATCTACCAGCTGGAGCTCTGGACCATCAACAACATGGGAGAGAGTGCGGAGCGGCCCCGGATCCGGCTCCAGACGCTGACCCCACAGGAGAGTGCAC AGCTGCATGGGCTCCAGGCTCATGGCCACATGCTCTTCTACGCCATCCTGGGCTCCGCGGGCATGACGTGCATCACCATCCTGCTGGCCTTCTGCATCGTACTGCAGCTGAAGAGAGCCACGTTCCAGAGGCGCATGGTGCAGGCCTTTCACAACATAGCG AGAGAGGAGTCCGTGGTCCAGTTCAGCTCCGCGCCTCTGAACATGCCGAAGAAAGCTCCCAACTCCAGCCAATCCGTGGCCTATCCCACCCTGGAGTGGAGCGATATTAAGTTCCAGGACGTGATCGGAGAgggaaactttggacaggtgttGAAAGCTCGCATTAAGAAAGACGGGCTGAGGATGGATGCGGCCATCAAGAGAATGAAAG AATATGCATCTAAGGACGACCACCGAGACTTTGCGGGGGAACTGGAGGTCTTGTGTAAGCTGGGTCACCATCCGAACATCATTAACCTCCTGGGAGCGTGTGAACACAGAG GTTACCTGTATCTGGCTATTGAATACGCTCCTCACGGAAACCTCCTGGACTTCCTGCGTAAGAGCCGTGTGTTGGAGACGGACCCGGCCTTCGCCATCGCTAACAGCACCGCCTCCACGCTGTCCTCGCAGCAGCTACTGCACTTCGCTGCGGACGTGGCTCGAGGCATGGACTACCTGAGCCAGAAACAG TTTATTCACAGAGATCTAGCAGCCAGAAACATCCTGGTGGGAGAAAACTTTGTGGCAAAGATCGCTGATTTCGGCCTGTCCAGAGGTCAGGAGGTTTATGTGAAGAAGACCATG GGCCGCCTGCCGGTGAGGTGGATGGCCATTGAATCTCTCAACTACAGTGTTTATACCAGCAACAGTGACGT gTGGTCGTACGGCGTGCTGCTCTGGGAGGTGGTCAGCTTAG GTGGAACGCCGTATTGTGGTCTGACGTGTGCTCAGCTCTACGAGAAACTCCCGCTAGGCTTCCGGCTGGAGAAGCCGCTCAACTGTGATGATGAGGT GTATGAGCTGATGAAGCAATGCTGGAAGGAGAAGCCGTACGAGAGACCTTCATTCGCTCAGATCCTGATGTCGCTCAATCGTATGCTGGAGGAGAGGAAG ACGTATGTCAACACAACGCTCTATGAGAAGTTCACCTACGCCGGCATTGACTGTTCTGCGGAGGAAGCCGGCTGA